Proteins from one Sphingopyxis terrae subsp. terrae NBRC 15098 genomic window:
- a CDS encoding metallopeptidase family protein, whose product MSDKAALSRLPDGWTGGAPDADAFHAMADAALAALPDIFKPHIRGVVVAIEEFADDETLASLGIEHPYDLTGLYEGRPLTERSIDMSGGMPDRVTLYRIPILVEWIEGGERLDWLVRHVLIHEIGHHFGFSDDDMHALENMA is encoded by the coding sequence ATGAGCGACAAGGCCGCCCTTTCCCGATTGCCCGACGGCTGGACCGGCGGCGCCCCCGATGCCGATGCCTTTCACGCGATGGCCGACGCGGCGCTGGCCGCGCTGCCCGATATTTTCAAGCCGCACATCCGCGGCGTGGTCGTCGCGATCGAGGAATTTGCCGACGACGAAACGCTCGCGTCGCTCGGTATCGAACATCCCTATGATCTGACCGGCCTCTACGAAGGCCGGCCGCTGACCGAGCGCAGCATCGACATGAGCGGCGGCATGCCCGACCGGGTGACGCTCTATCGCATCCCGATCCTGGTCGAATGGATCGAAGGCGGCGAACGGCTCGACTGGCTGGTGCGCCACGTCCTGATCCACGAAATCGGACATCATTTCGGCTTTTCGGACGACGATATGCACGCGCTGGAAAACATGGCGTGA
- a CDS encoding 4a-hydroxytetrahydrobiopterin dehydratase, translating into MVQKLDDAARAALLARFPEWTHEPQRDAITRRFRFDDFAQAFGFMASVAIIAEKMDHHPEWSNVYNRVDILLTTHDADGLSERDARLAEAIEALL; encoded by the coding sequence ATGGTTCAGAAACTCGACGATGCGGCGCGTGCGGCGCTGCTCGCGCGCTTTCCCGAATGGACGCACGAGCCGCAGCGCGACGCGATTACGCGCCGGTTCCGGTTCGACGATTTCGCGCAGGCTTTCGGCTTCATGGCGAGCGTCGCGATCATCGCCGAAAAGATGGATCACCATCCCGAATGGTCGAACGTCTATAATCGCGTCGATATCCTGTTGACCACGCACGACGCCGACGGGCTGTCCGAGCGCGACGCGCGCCTGGCGGAAGCGATCGAAGCCTTGCTCTGA